In one window of Mercurialis annua linkage group LG4, ddMerAnnu1.2, whole genome shotgun sequence DNA:
- the LOC126677861 gene encoding protein cornichon homolog 4, whose product MGDLYVWLISFFFLIALLVVIVFQLMCLADLEFDYINPYDSSSRINKVILPEYITEGVLCLFFLLTGHWCMSLLCLPYLYYNVRLYTRRKHLVDVTEIFNLLHWEKKQRLFKLFYLIVLLFLSIFWMILTALEDHDFD is encoded by the exons ATGGGCGATCTTTATGTTTGGCTaatctccttcttcttccttaTTGCCTTACTTGTCGTCATCGTTTTCCAG CTTATGTGCTTGGCTGATTTGGAGTTCGATTATATCAATCCTTATGACTCGTCTTCGCGGATAAACAAAGTGATTTTGCCTGAGTATATAACTGAAGGTGTTTTATGCCTGTTTTTTCTCCTAACAGGACATTGGTGTATGTCACTATTGTGTCTTCCATACCTCTACTACAATGTCAGGCT TTACACACGACGAAAACATCTGGTAGATGTGACGGAGATATTTAACTTATTACACTGGGAAAAGAAGCAGCGTCTTTTTAAACTCTTCTATCTCATTGTTCTTCTCTTTCTCTCGATATTTTG GATGATTTTGACAGCATTGGAAGATCACGACTTCGATTAG
- the LOC126677862 gene encoding general transcription and DNA repair factor IIH subunit TFB5, with product MVNATKGLFISCDIPMAQFIINMNASLPTSQKFIIHVLDGTHLFVQPHVAEMIRTAIGEFRDQNSYEKPS from the exons ATGGTCAATGCCACTAAAGGATTGTTCATATCctg CGACATACCCATGGCGCAGTTCATAATCAATATGAATGCTTCACTGCCTACATCACAGAAGTTCATTATTCATGTCTTGGATGGCACCCATCTCTTTGTGCAGCCCCATGTTGCTGAAATGATTCGAACCGCCATCGGCGAATTTAGAGACCAGAACTCCTATGAGAAGCCCTCCTGA
- the LOC126677860 gene encoding putative pentatricopeptide repeat-containing protein At1g12700, mitochondrial, with amino-acid sequence MNMTLSSSFELEGIPIQQKRLFMRGLSILSNTWSATSSGFKTLYFQPHLQIGIIVQSQQLLSSSSLACFYSPSSSNWRKDFSPRDICKDGSYTNFDNVLACFNQMLHMNPLPSVDQFNNLLSFLVKTKRYDTVISLYKRMELFGVSSSVYTLTILMNCLCHSHHVKYGFSVLGKIFKFGLRPSIVTFNTLINGLCIEGRVVQAVELLDYIVVRGYQPTVYTHSMIVNGLCKTEETSVAIGWMKKMVERGFEPEVVAYSAVIDRLCKDRLVSEARELFDQMTSSGILPTVVTYNSLIYGMYNLGQWKQASCLFKEMTERGIKPDVYTLSILVDAFCNEGKVLEALGVFGKMIQKGMEPDIVMYSSLIHGLSKSSLWKECLTFYDEMLNRNIEPDVVTFSILVDVFCKKGMVSVAQGIINLMIQRGIKPNAVTYNSLLDGYCLQNQMDEARKVFGVMLNSGYEPDILSYNILIKGYCKSAAIDEAQKVFNEMPHRGLTPNSVTYTTLISGLCQAGSLQSAEDLFTAMCSRGMSPDIITYSTLLDGFCKHGRLDKGLALFESMKKSRFKPNKVIYSILIDGMCKAGKFEEAKELFSSLSDGELQPNI; translated from the coding sequence ATGAACATGAccctctcaagttcatttgaacttgagggaatcccaatccaacAAAAACGACTCTTTATGCGGGGGCTAAgtattttatcaaacacttgGTCTGCAACTTCTTCTGGGTTTAAGACACTCTACTTTCAGCCTCACCTACAAATCGGTATCATCGTTCAATCACAGCAGTTATTGTCTTCCAGTTCATTAGCCTGTTTTTACTCTCCTAGCTCTAGTAATTGGCGTAAAGATTTCTCACCGAGAGATATTTGCAAAGATGGTTCGTATACCAACTTTGACAATGTATTAGCTTGCTTTAATCAAATGCTTCATATGAACCCTTTGCCTTCTGTTGATCAGTTCAATAACTTACTATCTTTTCTTGTTAAAACGAAACGATACGACACTGTTATTTCCTTGTACAAAAGAATGGAATTGTTTGGAGTTTCATCTAGTGTTTATACCCTGACTATTTTAATGAATTGTTTATGTCATTCGCATCATGTGAAGTATGGGTTTTCAGTTTTAGggaaaatctttaaatttgGACTTAGACCAAGTATTGTTacttttaatactttaattaaTGGATTGTGTATAGAGGGTAGAGTTGTTCAAGCAGTGGAATTGTTAGATTATATTGTAGTGAGAGGGTATCAGCCTACCGTATATACTCATAGTATGATTGTAAACGGTTTGTGTAAGACTGAAGAAACTAGTGTGGCTATTGGTTGGATGAAGAAAATGGTTGAGAGAGGTTTTGAGCCGGAAGTGGTGGCGTATAGTGCAGTCATCGACAGGCTTTGCAAGGACAGGCTGGTGAGCGAAGCTCGAGAATTATTTGATCAAATGACGAGTTCAGGGATATTACCGACTGTGGTAACTTACAACTCGTTAATTTACGGTATGTATAATTTAGGACAGTGGAAGCAAGCTTCGTGTTTATTTAAAGAAATGACGGAGCGGGGTATAAAACCAGATGTATATACGTTAAGTATATTGGTTGATGCATTTTGTAATGAAGGAAAGGTTTTGGAGGCTTTAGGTGTATTTGGCAAGATGATTCAAAAGGGAATGGAGCCTGATATAGTTATGTACAGCTCGTTAATTCACGGTCTTTCCAAGTCAAGCTTGTGGAAGGAATGTTTGACTTTTTATGACGAAATGCTTAATCGAAATATCGAACCAGATGTTGTTACTTTTAGCATTTTGGTTGATGTGTTTTGCAAGAAAGGAATGGTTTCAGTGGCTCAGGGAATCATCAATTTAATGATTCAAAGGGGTATAAAACCCAATGCTGTCACATACAATTCACTGCTAGATGGCTATTGTCTTCAAAACCAAATGGACGAGGCCAGAAAAGTGTTTGGCGTAATGCTCAACAGTGGTTATGAACCGGACATACTTAGTTATAATATCTTGATCAAAGGATACTGCAAAAGTGCTGCAATTGATGAGGCACAGAAAGTCTTTAATGAGATGCCTCACAGAGGTTTAACTCCTAACTCTGTCACTTACACTACTCTTATAAGTGGGTTATGTCAGGCAGGGAGTCTTCAAAGTGCAGAGGATCTTTTCACCGCAATGTGTTCTCGCGGCATGAGTCCTGATATAATAACATACTCAACTTTGCTTGATGGCTTTTGCAAACATGGGCGTCTTGATAAGGGACTCGCATTGTTTGAATCTATGAAAAAAAGCCGGTTTAAACCTAATAAAGTAATCTATAGTATACTCATTGATGGTATGTGCAAAGCTGGGAAATTTGAAGAGGCAAAGGAACTATTTTCTAGCCTCTCAGATGGTGAGTTGCAgcctaatatttaa